A genome region from bacterium SCSIO 12844 includes the following:
- the dprA gene encoding DNA-processing protein DprA, producing MTSSEILSNEHALWIILDQIKGVGAKLALKIIDNTPSLVDFFNHLNHYQSSLQLPYQTYLELKKGITKEQIQYYQQVQQWLDASKSHHLLTIKSPHYPKRLLQIHNPPPILYVKGSLDAISMPQIAIVGTRKASYYGLKNAFSFAKELALQHYGITSGLALGIDTQAHLGTLDAPGKTIAVLGTGLNYIYPKTNQPLIENICQNNGAVISEFPLFNRPDRFNFPRRNRIISGLSLGTLVIESSLKSGSLITANYALEQNREVFAIPGNIDQKIHKAVTN from the coding sequence ATGACATCATCAGAAATATTATCAAATGAACATGCACTTTGGATTATACTTGACCAAATTAAAGGGGTTGGGGCAAAACTTGCACTAAAAATAATAGACAATACACCATCGCTTGTTGATTTTTTCAATCATTTAAACCACTACCAATCATCATTACAATTACCTTATCAAACTTACTTAGAATTAAAAAAAGGTATTACTAAAGAACAAATTCAATATTATCAACAAGTACAACAATGGCTTGATGCATCAAAATCACATCATCTTTTAACAATCAAAAGTCCTCATTACCCAAAACGCTTACTTCAAATTCATAATCCACCGCCTATTTTATATGTTAAAGGTTCACTTGATGCAATATCAATGCCTCAAATCGCTATTGTTGGTACTCGAAAAGCCAGTTACTATGGCTTAAAAAATGCTTTTTCATTTGCCAAAGAACTAGCATTACAGCATTATGGAATAACTAGTGGGCTTGCACTTGGTATCGATACGCAAGCACACTTAGGAACACTAGATGCACCTGGGAAAACCATTGCTGTATTAGGCACAGGCCTTAATTATATTTATCCTAAAACTAATCAGCCACTGATTGAAAACATCTGTCAAAATAATGGCGCTGTCATTTCTGAGTTTCCACTATTTAACAGACCTGATCGCTTTAATTTTCCAAGAAGAAATAGAATTATCAGTGGCTTATCTCTAGGTACTCTAGTTATTGAAAGCTCGCTTAAAAGTGGTTCATTAATTACAGCAAACTACGCACTAGAGCAAAATCGTGAAGTTTTTGCTATTCCTGGTAATATTGATCAAAAAATACACAAGGCTGTCACCAACTGA
- a CDS encoding DUF494 family protein gives MNSRNLLDTLMYLFERLSQEKEIASNEPAFTTPDEIESGLLEAGYEKNEVNRLLEWLESFNAKEQNNSQSSKLNQCNGFRIFHDRELERIEPSALSYLLKLEQGGKLKPHVREFILDQIVRLDVSNISLEHVKWILSMTKLNHEGPEQMLELLIQDVIDSRDHKKDNTVLH, from the coding sequence ATGAATAGTAGAAATTTATTAGACACGTTAATGTATTTGTTTGAACGTCTCAGTCAAGAAAAAGAGATAGCTTCAAATGAGCCTGCTTTTACAACTCCAGATGAAATTGAATCTGGTTTATTAGAAGCTGGCTATGAAAAAAATGAAGTTAATCGTCTACTTGAATGGTTAGAATCATTTAATGCAAAAGAACAAAATAACTCTCAATCATCAAAACTAAATCAATGCAATGGCTTTCGTATTTTCCATGATCGAGAGTTAGAAAGAATTGAGCCATCTGCTTTAAGTTACTTACTCAAATTAGAACAAGGTGGAAAATTAAAACCACATGTACGTGAATTTATTTTAGATCAAATTGTTAGATTAGATGTTTCTAATATTTCGTTAGAGCATGTGAAATGGATTCTTTCAATGACCAAATTAAATCATGAAGGACCTGAACAGATGCTTGAGTTATTGATACAAGATGTCATTGACTCGCGTGATCATAAAAAAGATAATACTGTACTGCACTAA
- the fkpB gene encoding FKBP-type peptidyl-prolyl cis-trans isomerase: MKITSTSFVSMHFMIRLKDGSIAEDTKAYNKPFSFTMGEAIFSQQFENELCGLRKGDHKKIMLMPEDAFGEVHPALIYQVPKSKFPKDIEIEPGVLVAFSQPNGAELPGLITQEDKNEVTVDFNHPLAGKVVLFEVDIIEVKECDD, from the coding sequence ATGAAAATTACATCAACAAGCTTTGTGAGTATGCACTTTATGATTCGTCTTAAAGATGGCTCTATTGCAGAAGATACAAAAGCCTACAATAAGCCTTTTAGCTTTACTATGGGAGAGGCTATTTTTTCGCAACAATTTGAAAATGAATTATGTGGTCTTAGAAAAGGAGATCATAAAAAAATTATGTTAATGCCTGAAGATGCATTTGGAGAAGTACATCCTGCTCTTATTTATCAAGTACCAAAGTCTAAATTTCCAAAAGATATTGAGATAGAGCCAGGTGTATTAGTCGCTTTTAGTCAACCAAATGGTGCAGAGCTACCGGGCTTAATTACTCAAGAAGATAAAAATGAAGTTACGGTTGATTTTAACCACCCATTGGCAGGGAAAGTAGTATTATTTGAAGTTGATATTATAGAAGTTAAGGAATGTGATGATTGA
- the ispH gene encoding 4-hydroxy-3-methylbut-2-enyl diphosphate reductase, whose protein sequence is MDVVLANPRGFCAGVSRAIDIVEQVLELVNEPVYVRHEVVHNRFVVEDLKQKGAIFVDELDEVPDNATVIYSAHGVSQEVRNQAQKKRLKVFDATCPLVTKVHIEVAKAAKANHECILIGHKGHPEVEGTLGQYLNSNGQIYLVESVDDVNELDVKDPSRLSYSTQTTLSVDETRDIINTLRQRFPSIKQPKKEDICYATTNRQNAVYALSKEVEVVLVVGSKNSSNSNRLRELAEKCGVCAYLLDDPEQIDQNWFNNVKRIGITAGASAPEVLVNQIIDKIRSYFGSDIHVTELNGVEENVTFPLPKVLKMLKQK, encoded by the coding sequence ATTGATGTTGTATTAGCTAATCCACGTGGATTTTGCGCAGGTGTTAGTCGAGCAATTGATATTGTAGAGCAGGTGTTAGAGTTGGTAAATGAGCCTGTTTATGTCCGTCATGAAGTAGTACATAATCGTTTTGTTGTTGAAGACTTAAAGCAAAAGGGTGCAATTTTTGTTGATGAGTTGGATGAAGTACCTGATAACGCAACTGTAATTTATAGCGCACATGGCGTATCACAAGAAGTAAGAAATCAAGCTCAAAAGAAGCGTTTAAAAGTATTTGATGCCACCTGTCCTTTAGTAACCAAAGTTCATATAGAAGTTGCTAAAGCAGCAAAAGCAAACCATGAATGCATTCTAATTGGTCATAAAGGTCACCCGGAAGTTGAAGGAACATTAGGTCAATATCTAAATTCTAATGGTCAGATATACTTAGTTGAATCAGTAGATGATGTCAATGAACTTGATGTTAAAGATCCAAGTAGGCTGTCGTATTCAACACAGACAACGCTCTCTGTTGATGAAACTCGCGATATTATTAATACTTTACGTCAAAGATTTCCGAGCATAAAACAACCAAAAAAAGAAGATATTTGCTATGCTACGACAAATCGTCAAAATGCAGTTTATGCACTTTCTAAAGAAGTTGAGGTTGTTTTAGTTGTAGGTTCAAAAAATAGTTCTAATTCAAATCGTTTAAGGGAGCTAGCTGAAAAATGTGGTGTTTGTGCCTATTTATTAGATGACCCTGAACAAATTGATCAAAACTGGTTTAATAATGTAAAACGTATTGGTATTACAGCAGGCGCATCAGCGCCTGAAGTGTTAGTTAATCAGATTATTGATAAAATTAGATCCTATTTTGGCAGTGATATTCATGTTACTGAACTAAATGGAGTTGAAGAAAATGTGACTTTCCCATTACCGAAAGTATTAAAAATGTTAAAACAGAAATAA